One window of the Atribacteraceae bacterium genome contains the following:
- a CDS encoding transposase encodes MTRPLRLVYPGAVYHLTSRGNARGNIYREDLDRETFTDILALVVKRYHWLCHAYCLMDNHYHLLVETPEANLCQGMRQLNGIYTQRCNRKHGKPGHLFQGRYKAILVDKENYLLELCRYVVLNPVRARWVELPEQWQWGSYQSTAGLAKVPEYLFVDWILGLFGTNRKVAREHYRTFVRAGIHGTSPWEELEGQVLLGGKGFVERFTEIRVYLERNSRFPWHSLHDR; translated from the coding sequence ATGACGCGACCCTTACGCCTTGTATACCCCGGAGCCGTTTATCACCTAACGTCACGGGGCAACGCCCGGGGGAATATTTACCGGGAGGACCTGGACAGGGAAACCTTTACAGATATCCTGGCCCTGGTGGTCAAGCGATACCACTGGCTCTGTCATGCCTACTGCCTGATGGACAATCATTACCATCTCCTGGTAGAAACACCGGAGGCCAATCTCTGTCAGGGTATGCGCCAGCTCAACGGTATCTATACCCAAAGATGCAACCGAAAGCATGGGAAACCGGGCCACCTGTTCCAGGGACGATACAAGGCCATACTGGTGGACAAGGAGAACTACCTCCTGGAGCTCTGCCGCTACGTGGTGCTCAATCCGGTACGGGCTCGCTGGGTAGAGCTTCCGGAACAGTGGCAATGGGGGAGCTATCAATCCACAGCGGGCCTTGCGAAGGTACCGGAATACCTCTTTGTGGATTGGATTCTTGGCCTGTTCGGGACCAACCGGAAAGTCGCCCGGGAACACTACCGAACCTTTGTCCGAGCAGGCATCCATGGAACATCCCCCTGGGAAGAGCTTGAGGGACAGGTATTACTGGGAGGCAAAGGATTTGTGGAGAGGTTTACTGAAATACGGGTATACCTTGAAAGAAATAGCCGATTCCCTTGGCATTCATTACACGACCGTTAG
- the larB gene encoding nickel pincer cofactor biosynthesis protein LarB codes for MREILEKLQKGLISLEEAQTGLEKAAFDTLKLKLVDKLARLDLNRAARTGLPEVILALGKKDEWVEKLLFDMALEQGRAIASKVHPALAEKLAQKVPRGFAAEVHVDARLVIVRKHDFIPAESGGRIGVLAAGTADLSIAEEARVFARELGCTVFTAYDVGIAGLQRTLEALEVLLQADVDILIVVAGMDAVLPITVRGLVDLPVIGVPSAVGYGIGDRGLAPLLTMLQSCSPGLAVVNIDNGFGAAAFAALVANRIARYRSG; via the coding sequence ATGAGGGAGATCCTTGAAAAGCTGCAAAAGGGCCTGATTTCACTGGAAGAGGCCCAAACCGGACTGGAAAAGGCCGCGTTTGACACTTTGAAGCTTAAGTTAGTGGATAAATTGGCCCGGCTGGATCTGAACCGTGCCGCCCGAACCGGCCTTCCCGAAGTGATATTGGCGCTGGGCAAAAAGGACGAGTGGGTGGAGAAGTTGTTGTTCGATATGGCGCTTGAACAGGGCCGGGCCATAGCCAGCAAGGTTCACCCGGCGCTGGCGGAAAAGTTGGCTCAAAAGGTTCCCCGGGGCTTTGCCGCCGAGGTCCATGTCGACGCACGGCTGGTCATCGTCAGGAAGCACGATTTTATCCCGGCCGAAAGCGGGGGAAGAATAGGCGTGCTGGCGGCGGGCACCGCCGATCTCTCCATAGCGGAAGAGGCGCGGGTCTTCGCCAGGGAGCTGGGCTGTACCGTGTTTACCGCGTACGATGTCGGTATCGCTGGTCTACAGAGGACCCTGGAAGCGTTGGAAGTGCTGTTGCAAGCGGATGTGGATATCCTCATCGTAGTGGCCGGCATGGACGCGGTGTTGCCGATCACCGTCAGAGGACTGGTCGATCTGCCGGTAATCGGCGTTCCTTCAGCGGTGGGCTACGGGATAGGCGACAGGGGCCTGGCGCCTCTTCTGACCATGCTGCAATCCTGCTCTCCGGGCCTGGCCGTGGTCAATATCGACAACGGTTTCGGAGCGGCCGCCTTCGCCGCGCTGGTGGCCAACCGGATCGCCAGGTACCGCTCAGGATAA